The sequence below is a genomic window from Vidua macroura isolate BioBank_ID:100142 chromosome 10, ASM2450914v1, whole genome shotgun sequence.
TCACCCACAGAGCTGAAACCCCAGCTTCCTGGGCTGGAAAGAGCAGCCAGAGAAAGTCCTTCTCCAAGCCTTCCCGGGAGGGTCACGGCAGATTTGGCAGAAGCTGTCACCAGCAAGTTCATCATCTTTGCAAACAGGCTGagcacagaggagcagaggggaaTGTCCCCACCTGGAATGGTGCAGGTGCAGGTACAGAGCCAGACTCAGCCTCGAGCTCGGGGTTCTCCCCACCCTGAGGGGGGCACCTCCTTTACACAGCGTGTCCCAAACTCAGCTCAACCTCTCCAGGCAGAGGATTCTTACAAAACAGACCTGGAGACAGGATTTTTCCCAAGCTGGACAGAAGCCTTTAAGGTCAAGGAGGTAACAGCTGGAGAAGGTCAGCAGGTCAGACAGGCCAGAGGAGTCACCTCTCAAGGGAAGACGTGCAAGCCCAAGACTGACATTGTTTTCCTGAAAGTCCACAAGAGCGCCAGCAGCACCGTCATGAACATCCTGTTCCGCTTCGGGGAGACACACAACCTCACCTTCGCCTTCCCCCAGGGAGGGGGCTTCCAGCTCTACTACCCCCACCACTTCATGGCCAGGTTTGTGCAGGGCTTCTCCCCTCTGAGCCCCCAGCGCTTCAACATCCTCTGCCACCACATGCggttcctgcagccagaggtaCGGGCAAAGCTGCGACCCTGCGGGGGGAcgggcagggaaggggcagaggggctCATGGGGCACAAGGAGGGGCACCTGTCGAGCACATAAACGCTGCAGGGATGAATTAAAGAGAGACAGGATTGCCCACGGGTACCTGGCATGTTGTTGGCATCTCCTGAGAGCTTCTGTGAGCGGGTTTGATGGAGCCCTGTGCCGTGAGCCAGGGCAAAGTGGGAGATAGCATCTGTAGCAGCCAGCAactctcatctctttcttgtcTGGTGGGCCCTGGGACACGTCCTGCTCCCTGGACAGGCCCAGAGGGGACCAGCTGCAAGAGGAGAACAACCAAAGTGCATCAGCTCAGGTCAGCCGTGCCCAGCATCCACCCCTCTGGATGTCACCTGAGGACAGGTGGAcatggggaaagggaaggagatggaCATTATCTCCATCCCAGCCCGCAGCTGTGGGGAGCTTTGCTCACTGCTCTCCACGTGTGACCCTTCTGGAGCCCCCCACAGCTCCTTTGATGAGCTGCACCCTGAAATCCTGCCCAGCACCCcccacctccagccccagcagatgCCTCTGCTCACCAGCATTGTGGGTGAGCGGGTCCCTTCTCCCTACCCCACCTTTAAagcctcctttttctcctccgCAGGTGCAGAAAGTGGTGCCCAGCTCTGCCGTCTACTTCTCCATCCTGAGGAACCCCGTGCAGCTGATGGAGTCCTCCTTCGTGTACTACAAGGGCGCGTCGGCCTTCTCGCGCGTCCGCAGCCTGGAGGAGTTCCTCAGCCAGCCCTACCGCTACTACAGCCCCGCGCGCGGCGACCGCCACTACGCCAGGAACCTCATGACCTTCGATTTCGGCTTCAACCCCGACGGAGACGCGTCCCCTGAGCGGGTGCAGCTCATGCTCAAGGCCATCGAGGCGTCCTTCGACTTCCTGCTCATCTCCGAGTACTTCGACGAGTCCATGGTGCTGCTGAAGGAGATGCTGTGCTGGGACCTGGACAGCGTCGTCTCCTTCCCGCTCAacatcagggacagcagcaccaaGTCCCCCCTCCCGGACTCCGTCGTGGAGAAGCTGAAGGCCTGGAACAGGCTGGACTGGGAAATCTACACGCACTTTAACAGGACCTTCTGGGAAAGGATCGACCGGGACATCGGCCGGGAGCGCATGCGGCGGGAGGTGAAGGCGCTGCGGGAGCGGCAGGCGGAGCTGGCCAGGACCTGCCTGCAGGGCACGGGCAGCGTGGCCCCCAAGGACATCAAGGACTCTTCCCTGCGGCCGCTGCAGCACGGCGGGGCCAGGATCCTGGGCTATAACCTCAAGCAGGGCTTGGCTCAGGAGCTGGAGCGGACCTGCCGGCGGCTGGTGACGCCGGAGCTGCAGTACAGCAGCCTCCTCTACAAGAAGCAGttccccccgccgccccccgagAGCCCCGCCGCCTCCCGAGCCCCGCCGCACCGCCTGGAGGCCACCCGAAACTGAGCCCCCCTGGCCCCTCCGGGCATCCTTCTCCATCTGCTGAGGACAGCGAGGCGAGGCCCTCCCGGCCGGGGCTGCCGTGCCCGGGCACAGGCGGggcagcccagccagccccgGCACCTCTGCCCGTGCCCCGCTGGGCACAAGCTCCGGGCGCTGCCGGGGGCAGCACGGGCTGCAGcggggctgccaggggctggacaggacttttccagagggaaatccccccagccagcagctgaagCCCCGGGACAGCACcggctccagcagccaggagcagatCCAGGAGGGCAGCCCAAATCCTCAGCCCCGCAGCAGAGACTGCGACAGAACAGGGCCAAGCTGTAAGTCAGAGCTGTGGGGTTTGATTTACAGCGTGGGAACgagtctgtctgtctgtgcagCTGCACCTCGCCCCTGCTCCGCTGATGTTAccatgctggaaaagcagcttcttaattaaaaataacagcagtCACTGTCACTCCTTAAATTCCTCTTAATTACATCAGTCTGTCCAGTAAACGACCTCCCCAAAAGCCCCAGAAGCATACCCCAAACATTTTAATATGTCCTgaaaagcagggggaaaaaacaccaaaccaaaccaaaaaaaccccaaacaaacaaacaaacaacaaaaaaaaaaaaaaaaaaaacaaaaaaaaaaaaaaccaaaaaaaaaccaaacaaaaaaaaacacacaaaaaactgaaacaacaacaatgaaaaaaaccaaaacaaacaaacaaacaaataaaaaaaaaacaaaaaaaaaaaaacaaaaaaaaaaaaaaaacagaaaaaagggaGCCCCCAGCATTATTTTGTGCTGACTCTGAGGTTACAGGTTGCCTTTGGATGCTGCATTTATAGGATCAGCATCCTGTTCTGCAGTGTCAACTCAAGTTCCATCCCTGTGTGACATCTCATGAGCCTCTCTGCAGCCAGACATCCCAACCCACCACTCTGAGCTGCCACGGGAATATCCTGTGCCCAGGGAAAGATCCTGCAGGAATGGCTTGTGGAGGACAACTGAGCCTGACTTTTCTCATCCTGCACTTCTCCTTGCATcaaaagcagagccagcaaatcAGCTGGGATAAACAGAGGCCCCATCTCTGGCTTTTCAGCATGATTTCCAAACCAAAAGAGGTTCTGAAAAAATTGCCCAGGGGATCTGAGCATCCCAAGGTGTGCCTGGGGCAGGCACAAAGAGTCTCAGAGGTTTCATTTTCCATCCTGAGGCCTCCTGCTCAGTttaaccaggaaaaaaagccagactgtgctcccttcccagggcagtgccaAGCATCTGGCCAGGCACAAGGAGAGGGCACAAGGAGAGGGCACCGTTTGGGGGTTTTGCTCCGTGGCTTTGGGGTGCTGCGTGTTCCATGAAGTTTCATCTCTGGGGCACATCCGTGTGTGGCTGTGTTGGTCCCTTCTCTCGTTTCTCCTGTTGGGATGTGGGGTGGGCACATGGTGTCAGAGGTCTGGGGTTCCTGCAGGTCCCTCCAGAGGGCAATTCCAGAGGAAATCACCTGGGGTGGGCAGCCCAGAGGCCATGCAGCCCCCCGGGGGTTGTCTCCCCATGGACACAGCAGAgtggagggaggagcagggcgGGACATTGGGCACCAAACCTGAATGTGACACCTCCTCTCCAGGTTTTCATTGGGTGCCACTTGCTTATTCCCTGTTTGCACCTCAGGAAATAGGAGCAGGTCATTCCTGTCAGGAACTTTGATCCAGGGCAGAGATACTGGAACAGCCAGAGCATCACaatctccctgtgctgtcccctgaGGAGAGCACCCAGAGTGCAGATCCCATGGGGTGCCCTGgtctcagcacagcctggggggATCCCCATTTCCAGGAGGTGTTTCCCCCATttccagagcaggcagcaggcagggcagaggtGTTTGGCCATCACAACGACTCCCATTTTCAGGGATGTCTCCCAGCAGGGCTCCCAGGAACGACATCACTCGCCCAAATGCCAACCacagcattttatatttttttttccccccacaaaatgtaattttatagTTAGGAGTATTTCACGTAGACATGGAGCAGGGCCCAGGGATGCACAGACCCTTTTTCCAACCACAGACCCTTTGCACACCATTTCTTGATGCTTTACAGCACCAAAACCCAGGCTAAGcacattcccagaggagcaggtTCTCCCGTGGCCAGTGAACTCTCTTGCCTTGGAGCATTTTTAATTCCTCTCCAAGAATTGCCAGGTTCAGCCTGTGCAATTCAAGGACTTCAGGTCAAGTTTAACTCAAAACCCACCAATTTTTAACCAATATCCATTAATAAGTCGAAAGATCAAAGCCTGTCTGCTCCCCATCCAAGGCAGTTACTGGCTTATACTTTGTTTTTAGGGCTGCAAGAGACCCAGTGGGGTTATTGCAGGCATTGCACGGTGCAATAACCCCGGGTTGCTCAAGCCTGCCCATggaacagtcccagctctctgtaAGATTCCTGGCAGTACAAGAAAACCAGCAATTTATGCAGAAGTGTCCCGTGTTTTCTCTCTGAGGCAGCAGTGTGGGCTTGAAACAACATTTCAGGCTCTCCAGGGAGGCTTTCAAAGCAATTCCCAAAGGAGCTCAGGGGCTCAGGCATCCTGCGAGGATTCCTTTGTGATGCTTTCAGGACTGAACGAGCTGCAAAATCCTCCACACCGGGAAaccctttcccaggaaaagggcTGCCGGGACTCCTGGGCTCAGGCACGGGGCTCCGAGTTgctctttccccctttcctcttcctctgtgGTTTGTCACCCTCCACCTGCGCTGTCACCTTTGCCTTGGGCACCTTGTATTTGCTCTTCTGGCTGTAGAGGAGGTTTTTCTGGAAGAGGCGTGGGATGTTGCCCTGGAACAGCAGGAGGGCAGCGAGCATCCCTGGAATGAGAGCACAGACCCCTTGTCGAGCATCTCCACCCtccccacagctcagcagcGGTTTTGGATCCTTATCACAGCCTACACCATGACCAAAAGGCAGCTCAGCACCACTGAAGTCCCTACGGAGAGCTGAGGGACCCTCACTGTACTGCTTTAAGGAGAATTTGCCACTCTGTCCTTAACATAACAAACAATGCTTGTTTTGACCCATAAACCACCCCAGTGGTTTTCTGGCagagaatcattaaggttggaaaagtcctctgagcccatcgagtccaaccattcccacAGTGCTGCCGAGGTCACTGCCGGTCCTGACCCGAGTGCCACACCCACATGGctttaaatccctgcagggacagtgtccccagcactgccttcagcagagtgtgccagtgcctcatcacTCTTCAGGGAAGTCGTTTTCTCCATACCCAAGCTAAACTTCCCCTGGGGCAACGTTTCCTTGTGTCCCATCAGAGttacctgggagcagagcccgacccccacTTGGCTCCACTCTCAGCACACATCCAGCTCCCCATGACCACGCTGGAGCTGAGGACAACCTCAAAGCATAGCTCAGCCTGCCATTGCCCTAAAACCCTTCACTAAACTTCCCCCAGACTTTGGCTTCAGGGAGATTTCTGCCCTTGTACCATGCAAAagttggatttaaaaaaattggaTAGCAAAGAGATGACCCCAGAGTTAACGAGGCAGGATGAAAAGTGACACTTGCCATTGGCAACCCCAAGTTCAGCCCTTTGCCAGAAGAGTCCACGTTACACTGAGCATTTGTGCCTTGCCCCcatgccagctcctgccccctGGGAAGATCTCACCTGCGAGGGGCCCCAGCCAGTAAACCTTGATGTAGTCCCAGAAGCTGCTCCCCGAGCAGTGGAAGGTGGTGGCTGTGGCCAGGGCAGGGTTGAAGAAGGCCCCCGTGTACGCTCCGGCTGTGTGGGAAGAGAAACGTGGCCAAGAGTCCCACTGCATCCTCTGGAACACTGACAAAGGGCTGTGacccctcctgcctgccttcccggACTGGGGAAATCCCACCCTTGTCGCCCTGAACTTGGTGGGAAGCAGGAAAGCTCAGAGCCGGACTGAGGCATTGCGGTAGGAGACGTTCCAGGGAAGCGATCCCAGTCTTGAGCTATGGCTGTGAGCCAAAAttcacctgcagcccagagagGCCAAACTGCCATCTTCATCCCAAAATGAACACTctcaaaataacagaaaacaaacacctTAGTAGTCATTACCTCGTTAACCCCTGCCTCCCCAGTCCTGGAAGATGAAAAACAGGGGGCTGTTCTTCCCCCACAAATGAGGTACTTTTCCAAATGactcaggaaaagaaatgccagtgctgctcacctgtgtAGGTCAGGAAGGTGACAGTCACTGCTAGCGCAGGGACCCGGCACAGGGGGTGACTCTGCTGCACCTTGAGGAGGACAAGGTGGaacaggaaggagcaggagcctTCCACGAAGGCAGCGTGGGGCAGGGAGGCGCGGACGGAGGAGCCGCACTCAGGCACGATCAGGTTCTGGATGAAGTGCAGCTGTGTCAGCTCCCAGGACCAGTAGAGACGCGTGACAGCCCAGCCCGTCCCTGCACCCACGCCCTGGGCCAGCAGCTTGGCCGCCGtggctgccaggctggactccaggagcaggaactCCTGCAGGGATACGGTCGGGTTGGCGGATGCTCCGTCCAAAGAGGCGGCGTGGACGGcggagaggaggaagagcagggtcAGGACCACGTCCAGGCCAAAGCCACCACCCCAGGGGCCGATCTCCATCAGCATCCTCAGCTCAAGGTGGCTCACGCACAGCTGGAACGAGCCAGCAAATTCCCTGGCAAGGCAGCCATGTGTTCCGGGGGACAGAAGCCTCTTGGAAAGCCACCTGACCACCTGGCAtaccccaaaacccaggaaaaaaaaagcaatggagACATTCAAGCCATCCATAgcaaaggctgtgctgggggcagagtctgagaaggagcagaggaagcTCCTGCACCTCCTCTTTATAAAGCCAAGCTAAAGCAAACGTGGCACAGCCCGACAGGCCTGGGAAAGGCCACACGTGTGGCCCCCACGGGGCAATGCCAGtgccacagggagctgctggactcacagcagctggagcagccaccAAGTTGTTTGTCCCAGCAAATCCTGGCGCTATCTCCACCAGGCactgagcccccagccccggcactCACAGCTGagagcccacagcagctccGCAGAGCTGACAGCTCTTCCAGAAGGAACAAAacacttccattttctttctgcttggcTCCAAtgcctgtggctgctccacccctggaagtgcccaaggccaggttggacggggcttggagcaacctgggatactggaaggtgtccctgcccatggagggAGTGGAAAGAAATAgatttaaggccccttccaaaccaaaccattctgggattccatggtAAACAATACATGATGCGTCTTCTGGGTCATTTCCCTGATCTGCAGCAGAAGTGCCACCACTCTGAGCCCAAATTTGCCATCCCTATAGGTTCTCCAGCATCCCCAGGGCAGACAGTGCTGGCAGGTAACCCAGCTCCTCTCACTgccctgtcacacacacagagccaagaGCTTTGATTTGGGCAATTTTATTTCCCCTCTTGTCATTTATAGAAGGAATTACCAGGAAACCTGGGCTTGAAGCACACTTGGGCAGGGATGAGACCCTTCATACAGTTCAAGGTGGCTCCAGCAGTGCAGCCCAAGCCATgaaaagcaggagcagatgCCTCAAAAGCATTGGAGCCTCTCCCTCAACAGCCCTTAACAGCAGAGAAGAAACACGACATTGTGGGGATGCTTGTGAAGgccagagctcagcacctccctccctcctttcatCTTCCCTCCCCACTCCTTTCTATGCCCAAGTGCCCACCCAGCAAAGGTTTTGGGAAGGGTCCATGGGAtcactgctcccagccctggctttgGAAACCAGGGGAAGTCTGGGCAAGGAGAGGGACCAGCTGCCAACCACCCATCATCCAAGCCCTCCTCTCCTTTTGGTCAGCCTGCCTCAGAACTTCTCCCAGTTTAACACTTTTTACCACAGTTCACCCTCCAGATGGCAAGACAAGCACCCATCTTTCACCTCAAATGAACAAATGACTTTGCTtgaattacagaaaatgaaatattctttaAGAGTCTCATAAATTAGTAATTTTGTCCTCAAGAAAATTGACCTCTGGCAGCAACGAAGTGCTGGTCAAAGCTACTCATCACTGCAGAACCAACCATCAAATACCTAACATCACAATCCAACTCAATTCTTTccacctcccctccctcctcctgtgtTCCTCAGGAGTAGAGAAACCAGCAGTTTCCTCTTTAGAAACATAACCTCACAAGGACTCAGCAACACAGCCCGAATCCAGTCCCTGGAAAAGAACCACCAGATCACAGGACACAGACTGGTAAAACTGGGAAAGAAATTCCaacatcttttcctttccccagaaATGGATTCCACCCTTCTTTTTAATCCTTGTAAGAGTTGGGCCTTAAGAAATAAACATTCCAAGGTTTAAAAACTATTTCTCACCCATTGCTTGCAATTCTGCCCATGGCACACTTGTGGGATGTTTAACCCAGGCTGgagtgaggagctgggagctgttgATTCCAAGGATAACTACGGGATTAAACAAGGCCAGTGGCTCATTTGTGTTAGTGCTGACAGCAGCCTCCGTGCAGCTTTGCAGGGCTGCTCTTCTAGGAACAAAACTACATAAAAATTCCAATATTCCCACCAAAGACCCCTTTTCTGTAGCTGGGACATCAGTGTCCTTCTAAACCAAACATGCTTTCAGGGCttaaaatgcagatatttaAGTTTAGCCACTGGACAGGAACAAGTCGTCACTTCCAGGtttcagcaaaataaacatTGCCCAAAAACACTGAAGGGCTGcaagagctgagcagagccacCCTGGCTCCCTCACTGTTTTTGCCCTCAAAGAGGCAAcagctacaggaaaaaaaaaaaagtcctttgtGAAAGGACCCGAATCCTTAGAATAAGCATTCactaagaggaaaaaatagcaaagatGGGTCACCCTTGGCTCTAGAAATCTCAAGGAATTCCAGAAGACAGCTATCCTGAGGAAGGTCAGCCCTGCACATGGTGTGGGTGTGTCTCCCCTCCAGACCATTCTGAGGAGCTGCCCTGAGTGTCCCATCAGTGTCCTCAGCACTGATCCACTTGCACCAAGCTGGATTCACTGCCCACAAGCCCGTGCACTGAGACACATCCGTGCCTTGACAGAGCCTGtctgctcttccctcctctGCACTGACTCAACACAGCTCCAAAGCAGAAGTCTGGGGGCCCTGAAAGAGAATGAGCAACCCCTAACTTCCCACTGGGAAAATCCCATTaagaaacccaaaccactgGTCCCTATGGGCTGTTCAGGTCAACGGGGACTTGAAATCTTGATGGATTTGACTTGATGatcctaaaggtcttttccaaccttactaattctgtgatttaaagTGATGATGTGCTGGAGGACAGTC
It includes:
- the LOC128811892 gene encoding LOW QUALITY PROTEIN: aquaporin-12-like (The sequence of the model RefSeq protein was modified relative to this genomic sequence to represent the inferred CDS: deleted 3 bases in 3 codons; substituted 1 base at 1 genomic stop codon); this encodes MGLGWSSHRHWSQAERKWKCFVPSGRAVSSAELLWASAVSAGAGGSVLVEIAPGFAGTNNLVAAPAAVSPAAPVALALPRGGHTCGLSQACRAVPRLLXLGFIKRRCRSFLCSFSDSAPSTAFAMDGLNVSIAFFFLGFGVCQVVRWLSKRLLSPGTHGCLAREFAGSFQLCVSHLELRMLMEIGPWGGGFGLDVVLTLLFLLSAVHAASLDGASANPTVSLQEFLLLESSLAATAAKLLAQGVGAGTGWAVTRLYWSWELTQLHFIQNLIVPECGSSVRASLPHAAFVEGSCSFLFHLVLLKVQQSHPLCRVPALAVTVTFLTYTAGAYTGAFFNPALATATTFHCSGSSFWDYIKVYWLGPLAGMLAALLLFQGNIPRLFQKNLLYSQKSKYKVPKAKVTAQVEGDKPQRKRKGGKSNSEPRA
- the LOC128811891 gene encoding galactose-3-O-sulfotransferase 2-like, yielding MLKFKRYLITKLSAIYRCQPGRLWISFSLLVLLLVTLQVVEKLQPPGSCQCELERGLQLTTGNELSSALHSPHLLWEDDSPQGQREAEPAPALSEDVFRTHLHLRQETPPGSSQEEHWMRQPEESSRKVRAHLSPTELKPQLPGLERAARESPSPSLPGRVTADLAEAVTSKFIIFANRLSTEEQRGMSPPGMVQVQVQSQTQPRARGSPHPEGGTSFTQRVPNSAQPLQAEDSYKTDLETGFFPSWTEAFKVKEVTAGEGQQVRQARGVTSQGKTCKPKTDIVFLKVHKSASSTVMNILFRFGETHNLTFAFPQGGGFQLYYPHHFMARFVQGFSPLSPQRFNILCHHMRFLQPEVQKVVPSSAVYFSILRNPVQLMESSFVYYKGASAFSRVRSLEEFLSQPYRYYSPARGDRHYARNLMTFDFGFNPDGDASPERVQLMLKAIEASFDFLLISEYFDESMVLLKEMLCWDLDSVVSFPLNIRDSSTKSPLPDSVVEKLKAWNRLDWEIYTHFNRTFWERIDRDIGRERMRREVKALRERQAELARTCLQGTGSVAPKDIKDSSLRPLQHGGARILGYNLKQGLAQELERTCRRLVTPELQYSSLLYKKQFPPPPPESPAASRAPPHRLEATRN